One segment of Erigeron canadensis isolate Cc75 chromosome 2, C_canadensis_v1, whole genome shotgun sequence DNA contains the following:
- the LOC122589735 gene encoding F-box protein At4g00893-like has translation MSTIKPLSHLLCLLQCCQQAMCRCGKTVDSKHKEDEMAVALITDDMVEVSKSRLHDIPFDVLQMIMKFCVGVEYMNFRATCKRCHPAAPLVQWRSKTELQNYSLVSPWLMVIDKNRGIITFTDPLLGNNYFMKNLQVSIYDDSYCSRFGWLLFKTSEYCLAFFNPFTNDRLELPEADYQFRHVSFSAPPTSTDCMVVGFTKVRVYVHFVSREATWQRINLGDSHPHFVRFPSFYGRDLYGLCDDGELAVFKNLGGEDFSWNPQEIVPCWTRQSHISW, from the coding sequence TTGATTCTAAACACAAAGAGGATGAGATGGCAGTAGCATTAATTACGGATGATATGGTTGAAGTTAGTAAATCTCGCTTGCATGATATTCCATTTGATGTTTTGCAAATGATTATGAAATTTTGTGTTGGTGTGGAATATATGAACTTCCGTGCTACTTGCAAACGTTGTCATCCAGCAGCACCTTTGGTACAATGGCGCAGCAAAACAGAATTACAGAATTACTCATTAGTTTCACCTTGGCTGATGGTTATTGATAAAAATCGAGGCATTATTACTTTCACGGATCCGTTGTTAGGTAACAACTACTTTATGAAAAACCTGCAGGTATCCATTTATGATGATTCGTATTGTTCTAGGTTTGGTTGGTTGTTGTTTAAGACCAGTGAGTATTGCCTGGCGTTCTTTAACCCATTCACAAATGATCGTCTCGAGCTTCCAGAAGCAGATTATCAGTTTAGGCATGTATCTTTCTCAGCACCACCTACTTCCACGGATTGTATGGTGGTTGGATTTACAAAGGTGCGTGTTTACGTCCATTTTGTATCCCGGGAAGCAACCTGGCAAAGGATTAATCTAGGTGATTCGCATCCTCACTTTGTTCGCTTTCCATCATTCTATGGCCGAGACCTCTATGGGTTGTGTGACGATGGAGAACTTgctgttttcaaaaatttgggtGGAGAGGATTTCTCTTGGAACCCCCAAGAAATCGTTCCATGTTGGACGCGACAGAGTCACATTTCTTGGTGA